The following proteins come from a genomic window of Panicum hallii strain FIL2 chromosome 8, PHallii_v3.1, whole genome shotgun sequence:
- the LOC112872468 gene encoding 60S ribosomal protein L18a-like, with protein MVAHRFHQYQVVGRALPTPGDEHPKIYRMKLWATNEVRAKSKFWYFLRKLKKVKKSNGQVLAINEIFERNPTTIKNYGIWLRYQSRTGYHNMYKEYRDTTLNGAVEQMYNEMASRHRVRSPCIQIIKTATVHFKLCKRDNTKQFHNAKIKFPLVSRLVRPPTRKLKTTFKASRPNLFM; from the exons ATGGTCGCCCACAGG TTCCATCAGTACCAGGTGGTGGGTCGCGCGCTGCCGACCCCCGGCGATGAGCACCCTAAGATCTACCGCATGAAGCTCTGGGCCACCAACGAGGTCCGCGCCAAGTCCAAGTTCTG GTACTTCCTGAGGAAGCTCAAGAAGGTGAAGAAGAGCAATGGCCAGGTTCTCGCCATCAACGAG ATCTTTGAGCGTAACCCTACCACAATCAAGAACTACGGCATCTGGCTGCGCTACCAGAGCAGGACAGGTTACCACAACATGTACAAGGAGTACCGTGACACCACCTTGAATGGTGCTGTGGAGCAGATGTACAACGAGATGGCCTCCCGTCACCGTGTGAGGTCCCCCTGCATCCAAATCATTAAGACAGCAACGGTCCACTTCAAGCTCTGTAAGAGGGACAACACCAAGCAGTTCCACAATGCCAAGATTAAGTTCCCTCTTGTGTCCCGCTTGGTCAGACCACCAACCAGGAAGCTGAAGACGACCTTCAAGGCTTCAAGGCCCAACTTGTTCATGTGA